ACTTAATGGTTTCGGCGGGAGAAAGCTGGATAAAAACTATTCATGACAATACATTTCATCTCAGACAATCACGCTTCCGGAATAATAGTCTAAAGCAAAGCcattaaaaaaaggaaataaaataaaataaaaaataaaaaaaattacaggaTTTACGATATTGATGACCGTTAAAACGCGTCATCACAGTATGTGAAAAGGGTCGAAgtaggctgcgtcctccggaggtcgcacTTGTAGGCCACATACGTCATCgaggatgtcttatttaagaaaagtaaccataataaTTCATCGTGacgtgtaaaatactgtaatttcttttttactttGCACTCTTACGGATAACGTACTTTTCTGAAATGAATGTCCGCCTCGATGACGTATGCGGCCGACAAATGGGACCTCCGGAGGACGCGGCCTTCGAAACGAGACTTCTGATTGCCTAAACCTGACTTCACTGGAACTCTATAATCTATCAAACTGCTGTTAAATTATACTGTTAAAAGATGTTAAATCAGTTACCCGGTAAACGTCCTGTTGCTCACTCTTCTGTCAAACTAGCGGCGGgaaaaccaaagtccctttcaagacAAGTCAtatcactcggcggccatcttagAAACGCCTCTCAGGCTTGCAGCTCCTAtatttgaatggggaaacatcaaattctctaaagctgtgagccaagctttcgattaaatttcatatttgaaatcaccattGAAatcgcgatgactttaccaatcagcgattggttcttatttagaaggcgggacttttTCCGCCGCACCttttcccattcaaaacaatacgagtgacgcgtctttGGGAAAACGTAGTGGGCGTGGTCAACCTGTCGCTTAAATCGAGAGTGACCAATAGAAAAAGGCTTTTCATCCTGGTGGATAGAGACCGCCCACTGAGATTCAGCTTCACTCGCAAGCTAAAGATTTAGAGCAACATTTGTGGTTTTGTGATGAAAAGTGTTTGAAGTGTACAAAGaaaaatacagattttgaaAGATTTACACACACTGCAAAGacttttttgatcaatttctttatttttgagcCGCCTTAAGACTTTTTTGCaatcttttatcttttttaattacaaaataattagttttacTCTCAAACACAGCTATTATTGATTGAataaaaagacacaaaaaaCTCCATAATAAAGTAGATCCACACTGGCTGAAACACCAAAAACATGTTAATTGCATTTCACTGCAAATCATTTAACCTACTTTTTGGACTGATTGTGCCATCACTCTTGTCCTTTGATCTTTTTGACCTTGAGAGATAGCTATCTTTTGCCACTACATGACACAGAACTTTCTCTGGAAATACTGCAACACGACGATCAACTGATAAATGATTCAGCTTGGCTAGAATCTAGATATTCATCTTCATTTTCCCTATAAAAGACCCAAATCAGACTGTTAACAGCAAACGCTCAGGTAGTGTCATATTGACCAGAACATTTTAAATAGCATAAAACAACTTATTCAATAATACAGGACTAAATAATACGCTATATTTCTGTTTGGACATTTATATGTTTTGTCTGCAGTGCTTGATTTGAGTAAGAATGGCAGTCTGGACTGTTTACCTGTCGATCTGTCTTCTCTTTCCTCTGGCTGCTTCAGGTAATTTCAGTTTGGCTGCTAGTTTGTGTTTGGATCTAAACTTTTAATCCGATTATTCATCTAAATGAGATTTCAGGTGTAAAATGTATAtacacgttttttttttgttttttttttttaaagagaatcCCAACAAGTGCTGCAAAGGTAAGATCTTGGTGCTTCTCTTGTCAATgttatatttgttatttgtaGTTAAAGACGAGTGAGTGAGACAGAATGTGTGTTGATCATATGTGTCcagaataaatcatttaattaaatttaatttaatagtaataaaaataaacaaatgatccaTACAGAGACCTGTGACAGTGGCTGGGCTGCATACAGATGCAGATGCTTCAAATTTTTCAACACTCCCCAAACCTGGATTCAAGCAGAGGTACGAGACGGCAGCTCTATAAGGATTCCTTTATCTGAAAGAGTTTCAGTTTGCTAACTGTCGGTCTTCTGTCCGCAGAAAACGTGTTTGGCCTATAATGGGAACCTGGCGTCTGTCCACACCCATTTGGAGTACACTTTCATACAGAACCTGATCCGAAATACAAATCATGCTTTAACGGAGGCCTGGATTGGGGGATCCGATGCGGTTTtggtatattttaattttttatatgttGTTCATCATGTTATCAAAAAGCcttcattttaatttgtcaCTTGTCACAGATGGACATTAACAAGTTTATAGTATTTTGCACATATTCTTACAATGGCCATGTTTTTTCTCTTGTATACTGTACTTGTTTTTGGGTTTAGAAAAGCAGGTTGTTTGTAGACACATGTGTCATGTTGTATTGGTCAATATCTATAGATAAACAAACATATTTTAGATGCAAAACATAAATGCATTTGTGATCCAAGTGGTTAGTGAGGCTCAGCGCACATTTTAGATTTATTagcaaatatgaaatattataatgcTGTGATCTCTGGTGTTCTGGCAGGAGGGAACGTGGCTCTGGAGTGACGGGAGCAGAATGAACCTCGAACTTTGGGCTCCTGGACAACCGGATTATTATAACAGTCCTCACGAGGACTGCCTTGGGATGAACTTTGGAAGTAAGGGCcgtattttaataatctaagcTCATGGTATAAAGCTCAcggcgcaagtgcacttagggcaaGTGCACAAATctacttttgctagtttaacgacagGAAAAATGGTCGGCGTACCCGCCGCATGGTCTGACAGAGCGAGGAAACAGATCTGCTTGTTGCATGAGGTTAAAACGCGAGCAGACCATCTAcagcaggggttcccaaacttttcagcCCACGACCCCAAAAATAACGATGCCAGTGACTCGCGACCCCCACTATCCTCGGAGGTGGTTTAAGTATACAAACGTTGTGCGCAATGGCGCACACGCACTaacgcctgtttcacacatactCTGTTTGCAGTGCGCATTTTTGTTCTGCCATATTAACGGATTTTTACACTGCACGCGGATGACAGTGCGTTCCAGGAGCGGTGCGTCTGTAGCAGTGCAGCGATCATTTACGCGCCGAGTCTACTTTTGCTGTGCTGCACAGCGCTGAATTAAAACGACAGCGCACTGttcgcattaaaataaacatgtattgacGCGAAAAACTAGTAATTTCACCATAGATGCATATAATTTAAAGTCTCTGTTACACAGTCAAcatatggcttttttttttgcctcgGATAAAGCAAGAAAATGGCACCTTACCAGGCATTTAGGTGAACAAGGAGACATAAACGATAGCACTCGTCTCTTCGTAAAGGTGAAAAAAGTTCTTTATGACTTGAGGGATTTCTTGTAAAAAGATGAGTCGcctgtttttgtctattttaaattttaatttaaaatatttttgattttaacataaagcttacgtttaaatgttttgccactTCCGTGAGGAACATAATATATCAATCTAAAGTATTACTTCATATTAAATGTAGTGCGTTTAAACGTGACATCTATGAAATATAGTGTAGGCTATAGCCTATACAAAGAGAATCGCAATGCTGACAAGCCATATTCAGTAACAACTtttggatttgaaataaaaataagtaaatgttgtgtttgtgatatACAGCCATGGATCATTGGCGCACTGCAAACGCATCATATGTGAAAACACAATAGCGTGTGCTGCATATGAACTGCCAAGGCATGACGGTGGTGCTTCTCCGCTCTCCTCCGCTGGTCTCCCGTTGTCTTTGGTCAATATTAACCAACATTTAATTTCgacaaaaataatatccaaAGCTTAAAGCCTAAAGAATTACCTACGTGCACATGTCTGAATGTTTAACATGGTGCTGTAAAATGACCTGCTGCAACTGATGCTGTTGTTAATATGTCGTTAATCTGTCGTAATCAAACAAAAGAGATAACAGCGCGCACTCCGATGTCACTGGCCAAAATCTGGTTTCaccgtttacacgacaacgctGTGACCTAAGTTTCTAAAGATCTTCACCCTGGCCGGAGTTTTCAAAAAAGTTCGGTTTCAGTTCCCGGatactgtgtttgtgtgtagatGAACCGTCAAACAGCATAGAAAAATTTGCGGTTTTGAAAATACCCGTGTTCTTGTGGACCGGGACAACGTGGCGCAGGACGTGAAAAggataactgcgtcgggctgaaactaggaaaaaaaaaacacttggcATTACGCCAGGTATAAGGCCCAGTGTTCCcattcgatacttcactcgtactgcgtatggggaaaggtctccctttttccccgctgctgaagcctttttcaataacgcagtgtaactgcatcgtcattggttcactcatagacaagttgttgaaccaatgacgacaaagcgcgcgaatattcccgccgaaatgggcggggttaggggctatataagcaggcgtttcgccataggatttcagtgttttctccttcagcgacgacctctacttctcttcgctgatctccgcctgaagccgaagaagctcgccgccttcctgacagctctcgccgccgtctgaagaggctcccgcagcggactcGCCAGGACTCGCCGGTTGAggacagcgccggcgccctcacTGACTGCAGCTACAGCGCCGTCGTCGAGTCGCCGCCTCCCGCTTCCCGCTCCCGGCCGCTTCCTGTGCGtcccctgccgccatccggcgcgccgCCTGAGAGCTTCACCCGCGGCTCaacgccgctctaaaagagcaattttcagcggttttcaccgcttctaaaagagcttccgcggccctcgccgctctacAAAGAGCCACCCAACTGCCGTTTTCACGGCACCGGTGTCTCACGATGCCCCGTCACACATGTGCTACGTGCAGGGCCCCCCTGCACGATAGCGACGGTCACTCCGAGTGCGTCGCCTGCCTGGGCAAGCCCCATGCGGACGGCGCGCTTGCTGGAgactcatgcccgcactgcgagtgcatgagtctcagttccctgcgctcgcgggtcgccttcttcacggagggcgatctcgccgctcgcgccctcccgtctccttcctcccACGAACCggccaggaagagacagcggggtagagcgactcagcgcccggagttaggcgagctcacgccggcccagcccccgcgtgcctcgccttCTCCTCCGAGGGAACCCTCTCCTGTCCTGTTCTCTCACCCCGAGCAGCGTCCCTCTGCCAAAGCAAGTGACCTCGTCTCATTCGGAGGAACAGACGACGAGCAGGATGACTCCATGTCACTTGCGGCTTCCGAAGCGGAAGGATGGGCTGGCGAGCCGGAAGACCCCGCTCCCCTGCCTCCCTTGGAGCCCGTTGAGCACGGCCAGGGCGTGGATGCCGAGCTTTTCCGCATCCTGTCCAGAGCCGTGGAAGAGCTGGACCTCGAGTGGGCCCCTCCAGAGGAGCCGTCTCGCAGCCGCCTGGACGAGTGGTTCCTGCCAGGCCGCCACCAAGCACCTCGCCAGCGCTCAGCGCCCTTTTTTCCCGAGGTCCACGAGGAGCTcacgaagtcgtggcgcgctcCGTATTCCGCCCGCCTTCACACGACGCACCGCTCCGCCCTCACCGCCGTCGACGGCGCCGAAGAGAAGGGATACGAGCACCTGCCACCCCTAGACGAAGCGGTGGCTGCTCACCTCTGCCCTCCCGTGGCTGTGGGATGGAAGGCTAAGAGGGCCCTTCCTTCCAAGCCCTGTCGGACCACCTCTACCCTGGCTGGACGGGCTTACACCTCGGCGGGCCAGGCTGCCTCCGCGCTCCATACAATggccatatttcaggtcttccaggccaaactcctccgctcgCTGGACGAGTCTGGAATTGACGCGCTGGCTTTCAAGGACCTTCGCAGCGCCACCGACCTTGCCCTGCGAGCCACGAAGGCCACGGCCCAGGCCATCGGGtgttccatggccagcctggtagtGTTGGAGTGCCACCTGTGGCTCAACTTAACGGAGATCAAGGACCTGGACAAGACGGCCTTCTTAGACGCCTCGGTCTCTCCCTCTGGTCTCTTCGGGCCTGCAGTGGACGGCTTCACCGAGCGCTTTACTGCTGCGCAGAAATCGTCTCAGGCTATGAAGCATTTCTTGCCGAAGCACTCCAGCTCTGCTTCTGCGTCCAGCAGCCCCaggactgcgccggctcagcagaacaagcCAGCCCCACCCGCAACACAGGCGGCGCCACCCCAGGAGCATCGCCAGCGCTCACGCCCTGCGAAGCGCCCTcccttcccgagacgccagggaccccggcccaagattgcGCTGGACCCGGTGCCTCCGAAGTTGTCCTGATTcgtcaggaaggaagaggatgggggaTCGTCCCGTTGCGACCGGACAGCCCCCAAAGCTCCCACGAGTAatttcccctccgcctcgtttaatTCCGGGCATGGGAAACATGCTCCAAGTGATAGCTGGGCCCACACCTGTTGCGCCCActccaaaacaatattttacctCATCTCaaaaaagagcaaatttcctcttccaccccTCTCGGTGTACGACCCCCTCAACGGCGGTCTGTCACCCGATATCATTCAACCCCTTGCCactcgggccgaggcctggcaggccatccccgatGTGTCAGAATGGGTTATGGGGATCGTAAcccagggctactcgctccagtttgcacgACGGCCCCCTCGCTTCAGCGGGGTGCTTCAAACCTCGGTCAATCCGGACGACGCGCATGTCCTCCGGGCCGAAGTTATGACGTTGCTAAAGAAGGGAGCTGTGGAAATAGTTCCCCCGACagagagcgagtcaggcttttacagccgctactttctggtccccaagaaggatggtggtctcagacccattctagacctcagacttttgaatcactccctcatgagacggaagttcaaaatgctgacgctgaaACAGATCCTCGCGCACATTTGCCctgaggactggttctgctcgctggacctgaaggatgcgtactttcacatccagatagccccccgtcacagacgattcttgagattcgcatacGAGGGAGTGTcgtaccaatatacggtcctgcccttcgggctgtctctggctcctcgcactttcaccaagtgcatggacgcggcgctttcccctctgaggcagatgggaatccgggtcCTAAATTATCTcaacgactggctcattctagcccgTTCGCGAGCCGagctggaacaccacagatccgtgctcctcagccatttacaatgcctgggtctcagggtcaacttagcCAAGAGCTTGCTGTGCCCCACCCAGCGAATCTCGTTTCTGggggcagttttcgactcagtccgtaTGACAGCAGTAGTCTCGCCGGAGCATGCTCTAgcgattcagcagctcgcggcctctatcaagaacaaagcctgtctccctctgaagtttttccagaggctactagggctgatggcttccgcctccctggtgctgcagctcggccttcttcggatgcggcctcttcagtactggttgaagttccgggttcctcccagcgcctggcggcacggccgcttaTGCCTCAaagtcaatcaggcctgtcttctagccctgaaaccttggatggACCCTACGTGGTTCAAGCGCGGAGTACCCTTACAGGCGGTCTCAACGGACGCTTCCAACTTGGGTTGGGGCACtgtgtgcgagggcagaccggccttcggctcgtggagcCACGAGGAAAGCCGTCTACACATCAACTGCCTAGAGATGCTAGCAGTGATGAAGGCCCTTCAGTCTTTTCAGACTCACTTGACAGGACGTCATGTTCTAGTCCGATCGGACagtatgacagtggtgtcatattTAAACCACCAGGGCAGTctctcgtccagccgcttatgcgctctggcgaaacgtcttctggaatgggctcttccgaggcttcagtcgctcagagcgactcaTGTTCCTGGCAGGAACAATCTGGGCGCAGACATGTTGTCACGGAGCAACATCCCCTCCGatgagtggatgctccacccccaggtagTCCTCGAGATTTGGGAGTTCTTTGTGATTGGTGTTCCTCACACAACATagaccctgtggagagtgacgtatccttcatactgtctttcctccaagaacGCTTGGAAATGGGGCGCACCCCTTCTACTCTtaaggtttacgtagcagccattgcggcGTTCCATATCTCCCATTGCTGGCCTATCAGTGGGACGTAACGGCCTTGTAATCCGTTTCCTAGGcgattgaatcctcctcgccccctcACCGTTCCCACTTGGGACCTCTCACTGGTCCTCAGGGCCTTAAAGGGAGCCCCCTTTGAGCCAATGGGTTCAGCCGACCTCAGGCCCTTAACGCTAAAGACCGCTCTGCTGTTAGCACTGGCATCGGTTAAGCGCGTTGGtgatttgcaggccctctctgtgagccctgcatgccttgaatttGGGCCTGGAGACTCTAAGGTCGTTCtcaaacctaggcatggctacgttcctaaggtgctctcaaccccgtttagagctcaggtcatctcgctttctgctcttcctccctcGGCGGATGAATGAGAGCTGGAGCTACTCTGCCcagtcagggcattgaggacctacGTGGAGCGATCGCAGCCTTTCAGGCAGtcggatcagctctttgtttgttttggtggccgcaccaaggggtctccggtctcaaaaCAGCGCCTTTCCCGTTGGATAGTGGACGCTATTAACCTGTGCTACTCCTCACTGGGTGcagactgccccataggagtcagggcccactccactagaggaatggcttcctcgtgggcttggtccaacggagtttccattcaggacatctgtgaggcggccggctggtctgcgccgtccacttttgtcagattctaTCATCTCGAtgtcccgaccttacaagctcgggttCTTTCAGTGTGATTTAGCGGCCTCTGGTGAGGAATTATTTCCTTAAGTGTAACTAGGGTTCGATTAAGGCTTTGCCTTCTCACTTGTCTTTTGGACCCCCTCCCATGTGTCCAAATTCAGGCTATATCGTTcccagccgtggcacggcgtggttgaattcgttccccatacgcagtacgagtgaagtatcgaaagggaacgtactcggttactgacgtaacctcggttccctgagatacggaacgagtactgcgtcacttgccgtgccacgaggctgcggcttcagggtcgtcgcttcagtcgattacactgaaatcctatggcgaagcgcctgcttatatagcccctaaccccacccatttcggcgggaatatttgcgcgctttgtcgccataggccgcgcagctatgctgcgtcgtcattggttcaacaacttgtctatgagtgaaccaatgacgatgcagttacactgcgttattgaaaaaggcttcagcagcggggaaaaagggagacctttccccatacgcagtacgagtgaagtatcgaatgggaaccgaggttacgttagtaaccgagtacgtttttaATGTTCACAAAATATTATGACAAATATTTCCTCAGTCTTGTAGGAACATTTTACCGTAGCAAGAGTGCATCGATTCAGCAGAGAATGTGGAGTGATAGTTAACATTGAAATAACTGCATCAAGGACTGGAACTGTGCATGAATTATATGatataacaataaaacactTTTGTCTTTCATAGGCTCAGGCAACTGGAATGACTACATCTGTGACCGGAACAtggcttttgtgtgtgtcaaGAAATAAACACCAGCATTTATGTCTGAGTTTAAATTTTCAATCTGTTATTCTCTAATTACTTATTCTTCACTCTGTCTTTCTTTACATTGGGCTACTTACTTACATTTCTTTACATGTAATGTGCAAGTAAAACTCAATAAATGTGAAGAAAACTGCATTCAGTTGTTGTTTCTCTGCCACAAAATCAGATTTAATTCCTGACAGAAACACCTGAAGGACAGACATTTTAAGGGACAGAAAAAAATGGGGCACTAAAGGGACGGGAGGATATTGAGGGGTGGGGTGCTTGTTAAtacaaattattaatttgttaCAAATATCCAATTAAAAGAGAAGACAGCACCTTCACTTTGACTCTTTTTAGTTGACTCTTGGCAATATCATCTTAATATATAGAATGAATAACAAAACGTTTACAATCAATCATATTAAGATTAGTGCTAATTCAATTAATTGATTTTAAGTTATTCTTCCACTCACATAATTTATTGTCTGTCTTTAGCATATTTCTAGCAGATCCCTTTACTCTCAGCCACATGTGACTGTCTGATTTGCCTGCCTAGCTTCATCTTGAATGGAagtataatacatttaatttaatattataaagcataaaTCTATAcattgtgttccaaattattatccAAATGagatatttaaataaacttctCATATATTTTTAGATAACTGTATCAGTCTCAATAGTTTGCCTGGTCTTAAAACCTAGCCTACTTAAATaagttgttccacattattaagcatgTCAGAATTCTTGTGCAgtatgaagaagaagaaagatctttctgaagatgaaagcatgaaACAATGCCTTGAAAAGTCATGAAAACAACTTCTACTCTGCAATAATTGAATAGAGATTATTGAACTGTTAAAGGATTTGTGAGTGATTCAGTGCACAGAAGAActcagtcagataaaggcttattaaggaaagtttctgtcaaattaattgtattaagaGGGCAGCataaagccagtgttgagcagcaaacacacATTTAAAGCTGCTGAGTCTCAAGAAACTCTCCATACAGGCTGGGTTGATTTCCATTTACCTAAGAAGAACTGGCAAACTATTCATCAAACCTGTCTGAGAAGAaagatatgaataataaaacaaacaatttctttgaaaaactaaaACCTGAATTTGTATTTTGCTAAAATCCCACTGATATGACATTTGAATAATGATCTGGAATTCATTTAGAAcatgtatataatattataaatcttTTGTTATAGATTGGTATAATAATGGGAAATATTCTTTACAGGAGTTAAAGTGTGACTGCCTGCTGAAAGTGATGATTTAGCCTCCCTCCCTCACGAAAATTAACCATGTTTCACTATAGTAAATCCATGGTTTCTGGCGTATTGATAACCATTCGTATTACCACACACAAATGCCATATTTGTAGCAGAATGAATTAATTTGTGGTTATAACTATACAATaaccatgtttgtttgtttgttttattcgtAGTAAAACCCTGGTTAATTGTTGTAAGGGTTTATGTTTGCAGGAATGATGAATGGCCTTTAGCCTCCCTTCGCTGTCTCAGTCTTCTTTTTGTGAAGGCATTGTTTTTTGTCTACCAAGTGTGACAAcattaaatttggtgttatttaTGTTATATAAGATAGGGTAAAATAATTTGATTAGACACAAATTAAGAAGGTGGATGTTTTGTAAGTTTTTAGCACTATAGGACCAGGAGTAAAACATTACCGACAGAAATACAACAACAAACTACCAAATTACTAATTCTGCGgcccaataaaaaaaaaaaaaaaaaaaaatttttttttttttttttttaagaaagatTTATTTCCGGCTGATGAACGATAAAtcgacagccaatcagaatccttcctgctttaaagagcgcgggcatttacagtttttttttttttttaatttaacaatcGCTAGCCAAAGACAAATTTCTCAATACTTGGGTAATTTTTTCCGAACGCTTCACAGCTGTTAATTTCACATTAAAAACGCACTAAAACTCCAAAACACTTAATATTtatgtctcaaatcaactcattcttgCAAAACACCACAAAGGTTTCCCAACAAACACACTTTATTACTCATAAACGTTTTATGAGTAAAAATATGTTTGCTTCTGTAAGTTCTACTGCTTATTATTCGCTTCAGTATTTGTATGTTTACAATAATCGCGGGTTTCTCAGAAGCTCGTG
The sequence above is drawn from the Megalobrama amblycephala isolate DHTTF-2021 linkage group LG13, ASM1881202v1, whole genome shotgun sequence genome and encodes:
- the LOC125280826 gene encoding galactose-specific lectin nattectin-like, coding for MIHTETCDSGWAAYRCRCFKFFNTPQTWIQAEKTCLAYNGNLASVHTHLEYTFIQNLIRNTNHALTEAWIGGSDAVLEGTWLWSDGSRMNLELWAPGQPDYYNSPHEDCLGMNFGSKGRILII